In Streptomyces sp. NBC_00433, a single genomic region encodes these proteins:
- a CDS encoding SPFH domain-containing protein, producing MFGYRVPAPDEAMLISGGRRGLGGAPFRVVTGHGKFVLPVFRKTRFLTLAMCESEVAETCVTRQGIALTVKAVIAFKVGNDHESIVNAGQRFLSDQDQMSILTGRIFAGHLRSIIGSMTVEEIVTERQKLATEVLETSKTEMAKIGLTVDSLQIQSIDDGETGYIEAMSAPHKAAIQRQAQIAQAQATQASVEAQQVAARNQAEYARQTAVVQAEYSAQVDRAQAQAAQAGPLAQAHAQQEVLAAQTELALRAAELRQQQLVAEIVKPAEAEAERIRVLAVADAERMRIQAAAAASHDRVALDRMLIDQLPQIVKEAAAGLSGAHVNVLNGADGLSEIAAGLVSQGLTILDSVRKNLGPDGSPAAAPSSAVEVRGRGKDGQVGID from the coding sequence ATGTTCGGTTATCGCGTACCCGCACCCGACGAGGCGATGCTGATCTCGGGCGGTCGCCGCGGGCTGGGCGGTGCGCCCTTCCGAGTGGTCACCGGGCACGGCAAGTTCGTCCTGCCGGTCTTCCGCAAGACCCGGTTCCTGACCCTGGCGATGTGCGAGTCCGAGGTCGCCGAGACCTGCGTGACCCGGCAGGGCATCGCACTGACGGTGAAGGCCGTCATCGCCTTCAAGGTCGGCAACGACCACGAGAGCATCGTCAACGCCGGGCAGCGCTTCCTGTCCGACCAGGACCAGATGTCGATCCTCACCGGCCGCATCTTCGCCGGCCACCTGCGGTCCATCATCGGCTCGATGACCGTCGAGGAGATCGTCACCGAGCGGCAGAAGCTCGCCACCGAGGTGCTGGAGACCTCCAAGACGGAGATGGCCAAGATCGGCCTGACCGTCGACTCGCTGCAGATCCAGTCCATCGACGACGGCGAGACCGGCTACATCGAAGCGATGTCCGCCCCGCACAAGGCCGCCATCCAGCGGCAGGCGCAGATCGCCCAGGCCCAGGCCACCCAGGCGTCCGTGGAGGCCCAGCAGGTCGCGGCCCGCAACCAGGCCGAATACGCCCGGCAGACCGCCGTGGTGCAGGCCGAATACAGCGCCCAGGTGGACCGCGCCCAGGCGCAGGCCGCCCAGGCGGGCCCGCTCGCCCAGGCCCACGCCCAGCAGGAGGTCCTCGCCGCGCAGACCGAGCTGGCGCTGCGGGCCGCCGAGCTGCGCCAGCAGCAGCTGGTCGCCGAGATCGTCAAACCCGCCGAGGCGGAGGCCGAGCGGATCAGGGTGCTGGCCGTCGCCGACGCCGAGCGGATGCGGATCCAGGCCGCCGCGGCCGCCTCCCACGACCGGGTCGCCCTGGACCGGATGCTCATCGACCAGCTCCCGCAGATCGTCAAGGAGGCCGCCGCCGGCCTGTCCGGTGCGCACGTCAACGTCCTCAACGGCGCCGACGGCCTCAGCGAGATCGCCGCCGGCCTGGTCAGCCAGGGACTGACCATCCTGGACTCGGTCCGCAAGAACCTGGGCCCCGACGGCTCCCCGGCCGCCGCGCCGTCCAGCGCCGTCGAGGTCCGCGGCCGCGGCAAGGACGGCCAGGTCGGCATCGACTGA
- a CDS encoding Asp23/Gls24 family envelope stress response protein, giving the protein MANENESRSVSSRRSDIAGKTTIADSVVAVIAGIAAREVDGVHTMGGGASRAVGAVRDTMSRSTDFTRGVKVEVGEKQAAVDLDIVVLYGTEIADAAAQIRSHVANAVERMTGLEVVEINVNVRDVYVPGEDNDDESESRVR; this is encoded by the coding sequence ATGGCGAACGAGAACGAGTCCAGGTCCGTCTCCAGCCGCCGCAGCGACATCGCCGGCAAGACCACCATCGCCGACTCCGTGGTGGCGGTCATCGCCGGCATCGCCGCCCGTGAGGTCGACGGCGTCCACACCATGGGCGGCGGCGCCTCCCGCGCGGTGGGGGCCGTACGCGACACGATGTCGCGCTCCACGGACTTCACCCGCGGTGTGAAGGTCGAGGTCGGCGAGAAGCAGGCCGCCGTCGACCTGGACATCGTCGTCCTCTACGGCACCGAGATAGCCGACGCCGCCGCCCAGATCCGCTCCCACGTCGCGAACGCGGTGGAGCGCATGACCGGCCTCGAAGTCGTCGAGATCAACGTCAACGTCCGCGACGTCTACGTCCCCGGCGAGGACAACGACGACGAGTCCGAGTCCCGCGTCCGCTGA
- a CDS encoding MerR family transcriptional regulator, whose product MDTNDLLPIGQFAQATGLSVTTLRHYDTTGVLPPAATDPGTGYRYYARDQVGRAQLVRALRQLDVPVEQIRTLLDRHAAGADIVPDLDARVGAAARRVGDQHVILRGLAAALTDGAAMTPDITLVRRGPIHALAYRGTIGAAGLDTFARSAYRALYAEAGKGPLALPAPAFIRYHAPLTDDATAEVEACLPYAPDATPPGEPSDGIHLVQQDETAFAGTVVEGDDAAYPRIMSAYDAVAAWISAHGFAFDGPAQEIYHRWCGTPGHPRNRLEVGWAVRDTPA is encoded by the coding sequence GTGGACACCAACGACCTGCTGCCAATAGGGCAGTTCGCCCAGGCCACCGGCTTGTCGGTGACAACCCTGCGGCACTACGACACCACCGGCGTGCTGCCACCCGCGGCCACCGACCCCGGCACCGGCTACCGCTACTACGCCCGCGACCAGGTCGGCCGCGCCCAACTGGTCCGAGCCCTGCGCCAACTCGACGTCCCCGTCGAGCAGATCCGCACCCTGCTCGACCGCCACGCCGCCGGCGCCGACATCGTCCCCGACCTCGACGCCCGCGTCGGCGCCGCCGCCCGCCGGGTCGGCGACCAGCACGTCATCCTGCGCGGCCTGGCCGCGGCCCTCACCGATGGAGCCGCCATGACCCCCGACATCACCCTCGTCCGCCGAGGCCCGATCCACGCCCTGGCCTACCGCGGCACCATCGGCGCTGCCGGCCTCGACACCTTCGCCCGGTCCGCCTACCGCGCGCTCTACGCCGAAGCGGGCAAGGGCCCGCTCGCCCTGCCGGCACCGGCCTTCATCCGCTACCACGCACCCCTGACCGACGACGCCACGGCCGAGGTCGAGGCCTGCCTGCCGTACGCCCCGGACGCCACCCCGCCCGGCGAACCGTCCGACGGCATCCACCTCGTACAGCAGGACGAGACGGCCTTCGCCGGCACGGTGGTCGAAGGCGACGACGCCGCGTACCCCCGGATCATGTCGGCCTACGACGCCGTCGCCGCCTGGATCTCCGCCCACGGCTTCGCCTTCGACGGCCCGGCCCAGGAGATATACCACCGCTGGTGCGGCACCCCGGGGCACCCGCGCAACCGGCTCGAAGTCGGCTGGGCGGTCCGCGACACGCCGGCCTGA
- a CDS encoding response regulator transcription factor, with the protein MRKLKILLAEDVQMVRGALVALLELEDDLSIVADVGRGDEILDTALLHTPDVAVIDIDLPGLDGLTAVTLLNEKLPTCRCLILTSLGRPGTLRRALDARVTGFLLKDAPPHQLAETIRRVAAGQRTIDPELALAAWDAGECPLTDRELNVLRMAATGAEPHEISDIMCLSPGTVRNYLTTSVTKLSARNRIDAIRIAHEAGWIT; encoded by the coding sequence CCGAAGACGTACAGATGGTCCGCGGGGCACTCGTCGCCCTTCTCGAACTCGAGGACGATCTCAGCATCGTCGCCGACGTCGGCCGCGGTGACGAGATCCTCGACACCGCGCTCCTCCACACACCCGATGTCGCCGTCATCGACATCGACCTGCCCGGGCTCGACGGCCTCACGGCCGTCACCCTGCTCAACGAGAAGCTGCCCACCTGCCGATGCCTCATCCTCACCAGCCTGGGCCGGCCCGGGACCCTGCGCCGCGCACTCGACGCCCGCGTCACCGGCTTCCTCCTGAAGGACGCCCCGCCGCACCAGCTCGCCGAGACCATCCGCCGGGTCGCGGCCGGCCAGCGCACCATCGACCCCGAACTCGCCCTCGCCGCCTGGGACGCCGGGGAGTGTCCCCTCACCGACCGCGAACTCAATGTCCTGCGCATGGCCGCGACCGGGGCCGAGCCGCATGAGATATCCGACATCATGTGCCTCTCCCCCGGCACCGTCCGCAATTACCTCACCACCAGCGTCACCAAACTCTCGGCACGCAACCGCATCGACGCGATCCGGATCGCCCACGAGGCGGGCTGGATCACGTAG